From Musa acuminata AAA Group cultivar baxijiao chromosome BXJ3-8, Cavendish_Baxijiao_AAA, whole genome shotgun sequence, one genomic window encodes:
- the LOC103994719 gene encoding zinc finger transcription factor YY1 isoform X1 — protein sequence MELHMNHAMAEKRHAAQNRRPTAVRWFKEWVPQDVVTTGGKCMLLKWVTEDMLKALKGKNKETEAEEQKPEPATEVLFLCSYEGCGRTFIDAGALKKHAHIHGEKQHICQYDGCGKKFLDSSKLKRHYLIHTGERDFICPHEGCGKAFSLDFNLRAHMRTHSLENYHVCPYPECAKRFTNESKLRTHIKTQHEKSTVMDTVKHTTPVEKPHTTPKLSAAAYGSGSAERPYVCPYEGCGKAYIHEYKLNLHFRREHPGHNSEENGKPSPAVDQAAEEGSDQEVYLAKRSVGKNSKRSKPNLTPQMPPAKVSNRKGTSSTPKKSTPVVVVKKQLPSKEMYEEDSEETEEDQDNVEEEDGGWRCQEVNRDDEETEEEE from the exons GGTTCCGCAAGACGTGGTTACGACGGGTGGGAAGTGCATGCTTTTGAAGTGGGTTACGG AGGATATGCTAAAAGCTTTGAAAGGGAAGAATAAGGAAACAGAAGCAGAAGAGCAGAAACCTGAACCAGCTACAGAAGTTCTATTCCTCTGCAGCTATGAAGGTTGTGGGAGAACTTTTATTGATGCAGGGGCTTTAAAGAAACATGCTCACATCCATGGAGAGAAGCAACACATTTGCCAATACGATGGATGTGGAAAG AAGTTTTTAGACAGTTCGAAGTTGAAGAGGCATTATCTTATTCATACAGGTGAAAGAGATTTCATATGCCCCCATGAAGGCTGTGGTAAG GCCTTCTCATTGGATTTTAACTTGAGGGCACATATGCGGACGCATTCACTAGAAAATTATCATGTTTGTCCTTACCCAGAATGTGCGAAGAGATTCACAAATGAAAGCAAACTACGAACCCACATAAAGACACAACACGAGAAG AGCACAGTGATGGATACGGTGAAGCACACTACACCAGTGGAAAAGCCACATACTACCCCCAAGTTATCTGCAGCTGCATATGGTTCCGGTTCTGCAGAGCGTCCGTACGTCTGTCCATACGAAGGTTGTGGGAAAGCCTACATCCATGAGTACAAATTGAATCTCCATTTTAGAAGGGAACATCCTGGTCATAACTCAGAGGAAAACGGTAAACCTTCTCCGGCCGTCGACCAAGCTGCGGAGGAAGGCAGTGATCAGGAAGTGTACCTCGCAAAACGCAGCGTCGGCAAGAACTCAAAGCGGAGCAAGCCCAACCTGACGCCGCAGATGCCACCTGCAAAAGTTTCGAACCGCAAAGGCACAAGTTCGACTCCCAAGAAGAGTACACCGGTGGTGGTGGTCAAGAAGCAATTGCCGAGCAAAGAGATGTATGAGGAAGACAGTGAGGAAACAGAGGAAGACCAGGATAATGTcgaagaagaagatggaggatGGAGATGTCAGGAGGTGAACAGGGACGACGAGGAGACAGAGGAGGAAGAATGA
- the LOC103994719 gene encoding zinc finger transcription factor YY1 isoform X2 yields the protein MLLKWVTEDMLKALKGKNKETEAEEQKPEPATEVLFLCSYEGCGRTFIDAGALKKHAHIHGEKQHICQYDGCGKKFLDSSKLKRHYLIHTGERDFICPHEGCGKAFSLDFNLRAHMRTHSLENYHVCPYPECAKRFTNESKLRTHIKTQHEKSTVMDTVKHTTPVEKPHTTPKLSAAAYGSGSAERPYVCPYEGCGKAYIHEYKLNLHFRREHPGHNSEENGKPSPAVDQAAEEGSDQEVYLAKRSVGKNSKRSKPNLTPQMPPAKVSNRKGTSSTPKKSTPVVVVKKQLPSKEMYEEDSEETEEDQDNVEEEDGGWRCQEVNRDDEETEEEE from the exons ATGCTTTTGAAGTGGGTTACGG AGGATATGCTAAAAGCTTTGAAAGGGAAGAATAAGGAAACAGAAGCAGAAGAGCAGAAACCTGAACCAGCTACAGAAGTTCTATTCCTCTGCAGCTATGAAGGTTGTGGGAGAACTTTTATTGATGCAGGGGCTTTAAAGAAACATGCTCACATCCATGGAGAGAAGCAACACATTTGCCAATACGATGGATGTGGAAAG AAGTTTTTAGACAGTTCGAAGTTGAAGAGGCATTATCTTATTCATACAGGTGAAAGAGATTTCATATGCCCCCATGAAGGCTGTGGTAAG GCCTTCTCATTGGATTTTAACTTGAGGGCACATATGCGGACGCATTCACTAGAAAATTATCATGTTTGTCCTTACCCAGAATGTGCGAAGAGATTCACAAATGAAAGCAAACTACGAACCCACATAAAGACACAACACGAGAAG AGCACAGTGATGGATACGGTGAAGCACACTACACCAGTGGAAAAGCCACATACTACCCCCAAGTTATCTGCAGCTGCATATGGTTCCGGTTCTGCAGAGCGTCCGTACGTCTGTCCATACGAAGGTTGTGGGAAAGCCTACATCCATGAGTACAAATTGAATCTCCATTTTAGAAGGGAACATCCTGGTCATAACTCAGAGGAAAACGGTAAACCTTCTCCGGCCGTCGACCAAGCTGCGGAGGAAGGCAGTGATCAGGAAGTGTACCTCGCAAAACGCAGCGTCGGCAAGAACTCAAAGCGGAGCAAGCCCAACCTGACGCCGCAGATGCCACCTGCAAAAGTTTCGAACCGCAAAGGCACAAGTTCGACTCCCAAGAAGAGTACACCGGTGGTGGTGGTCAAGAAGCAATTGCCGAGCAAAGAGATGTATGAGGAAGACAGTGAGGAAACAGAGGAAGACCAGGATAATGTcgaagaagaagatggaggatGGAGATGTCAGGAGGTGAACAGGGACGACGAGGAGACAGAGGAGGAAGAATGA
- the LOC103994719 gene encoding zinc finger transcription factor YY1 isoform X3 — protein sequence MLKALKGKNKETEAEEQKPEPATEVLFLCSYEGCGRTFIDAGALKKHAHIHGEKQHICQYDGCGKKFLDSSKLKRHYLIHTGERDFICPHEGCGKAFSLDFNLRAHMRTHSLENYHVCPYPECAKRFTNESKLRTHIKTQHEKSTVMDTVKHTTPVEKPHTTPKLSAAAYGSGSAERPYVCPYEGCGKAYIHEYKLNLHFRREHPGHNSEENGKPSPAVDQAAEEGSDQEVYLAKRSVGKNSKRSKPNLTPQMPPAKVSNRKGTSSTPKKSTPVVVVKKQLPSKEMYEEDSEETEEDQDNVEEEDGGWRCQEVNRDDEETEEEE from the exons ATGCTAAAAGCTTTGAAAGGGAAGAATAAGGAAACAGAAGCAGAAGAGCAGAAACCTGAACCAGCTACAGAAGTTCTATTCCTCTGCAGCTATGAAGGTTGTGGGAGAACTTTTATTGATGCAGGGGCTTTAAAGAAACATGCTCACATCCATGGAGAGAAGCAACACATTTGCCAATACGATGGATGTGGAAAG AAGTTTTTAGACAGTTCGAAGTTGAAGAGGCATTATCTTATTCATACAGGTGAAAGAGATTTCATATGCCCCCATGAAGGCTGTGGTAAG GCCTTCTCATTGGATTTTAACTTGAGGGCACATATGCGGACGCATTCACTAGAAAATTATCATGTTTGTCCTTACCCAGAATGTGCGAAGAGATTCACAAATGAAAGCAAACTACGAACCCACATAAAGACACAACACGAGAAG AGCACAGTGATGGATACGGTGAAGCACACTACACCAGTGGAAAAGCCACATACTACCCCCAAGTTATCTGCAGCTGCATATGGTTCCGGTTCTGCAGAGCGTCCGTACGTCTGTCCATACGAAGGTTGTGGGAAAGCCTACATCCATGAGTACAAATTGAATCTCCATTTTAGAAGGGAACATCCTGGTCATAACTCAGAGGAAAACGGTAAACCTTCTCCGGCCGTCGACCAAGCTGCGGAGGAAGGCAGTGATCAGGAAGTGTACCTCGCAAAACGCAGCGTCGGCAAGAACTCAAAGCGGAGCAAGCCCAACCTGACGCCGCAGATGCCACCTGCAAAAGTTTCGAACCGCAAAGGCACAAGTTCGACTCCCAAGAAGAGTACACCGGTGGTGGTGGTCAAGAAGCAATTGCCGAGCAAAGAGATGTATGAGGAAGACAGTGAGGAAACAGAGGAAGACCAGGATAATGTcgaagaagaagatggaggatGGAGATGTCAGGAGGTGAACAGGGACGACGAGGAGACAGAGGAGGAAGAATGA